The Candidatus Obscuribacterales bacterium genome includes a region encoding these proteins:
- a CDS encoding HEAT repeat domain-containing protein, with protein sequence MGLILGIIIGLVVGAGLVYLWLKAQLDRKTKELQQSHRVLEEVSREQEARRQDLVRSLQADYQKQLDAQTQTLTQSHQAKVNALAVESQKQRDDQIQALTQAHDAKVRSLEAEIAHLTAQLEVTLPAPPTTLAPPEAPPEAIANGDNGDSPPPELANPPVDRVPTTPPVSPAVDLQQRLVALGQSGQLANSSSIACHASSPDPAIREQVAVSLGQLVASRMVGTDVRRIIPVLDRLSRDARFQVRCAAVESLGQIRSEQVIPILERSRRDAHPQVVKAASWAIAKFKFFRQTPPPSPPPAPDQP encoded by the coding sequence ATGGGATTGATTCTCGGGATAATAATCGGGCTAGTGGTGGGAGCAGGGCTTGTCTATCTGTGGCTGAAGGCCCAGCTTGATCGCAAGACGAAGGAATTGCAGCAGAGCCACCGGGTGCTTGAGGAGGTGTCCCGCGAGCAGGAAGCCCGTCGCCAAGACCTAGTGCGATCGCTGCAAGCCGACTATCAAAAGCAGTTGGATGCCCAGACGCAAACGCTCACCCAAAGCCATCAAGCCAAGGTGAATGCCCTCGCGGTTGAATCCCAAAAACAGCGAGATGACCAGATTCAAGCACTCACCCAGGCCCACGACGCCAAGGTGAGGTCTTTAGAAGCAGAAATCGCCCACCTCACGGCTCAACTTGAGGTCACATTGCCGGCCCCTCCAACAACACTAGCGCCGCCTGAGGCACCTCCTGAAGCGATCGCCAACGGTGATAATGGTGATAGTCCGCCACCGGAGCTAGCTAACCCGCCGGTAGACAGGGTGCCAACAACGCCTCCTGTTTCCCCAGCGGTCGATCTGCAACAGCGGCTCGTGGCCCTGGGTCAGTCGGGACAGCTTGCCAACAGTTCCTCGATCGCCTGCCATGCTAGTTCACCGGATCCTGCTATTCGTGAGCAAGTGGCGGTATCTCTAGGGCAATTGGTGGCCTCGCGCATGGTGGGCACCGATGTTCGCCGCATCATTCCTGTGCTAGACCGGCTCAGTCGCGATGCTAGGTTTCAAGTGCGCTGTGCTGCGGTTGAATCACTGGGGCAAATTCGCTCAGAACAGGTAATTCCTATTTTGGAGCGATCGCGTCGGGATGCCCATCCTCAAGTGG
- a CDS encoding RNA methyltransferase, translated as MKEPEDRLAAIRLVLVEPSGALNIGSIARVMKNMGLSQWVVVQPHCDVRGEDAQRMAVHACDLLDQLQVVATLPEALVGCQRAIATTGRDDYTDASRLEHPRQALPWLLDGADQMPPVQSALIFGPEDRGLSNIELNYAQRWVQIPSSDRYRSLNLAQAVAVCCYELYQLAGSPETSLGSREAIAEPAASLDALERYYQTLEDLLLRIGYLYPHTAESRMAKVRRLLNRAYPSSHEVSMLHGVLRQVHWAIAQSAAPPSAEKKSD; from the coding sequence ATGAAAGAGCCAGAAGATCGTTTAGCGGCGATCCGTCTTGTACTGGTGGAACCATCGGGGGCGCTGAATATCGGCTCGATCGCCCGCGTGATGAAGAATATGGGGTTGTCGCAGTGGGTGGTGGTGCAGCCCCATTGTGACGTTCGGGGCGAGGATGCCCAGCGGATGGCGGTTCATGCCTGTGATCTGCTCGATCAACTACAGGTGGTTGCCACGTTGCCAGAAGCCTTGGTGGGATGCCAGCGGGCGATCGCCACCACGGGGCGGGACGACTATACCGATGCCAGCCGCTTAGAACATCCTCGCCAGGCCCTGCCTTGGCTGCTAGACGGTGCAGATCAAATGCCACCGGTGCAGTCAGCGTTGATTTTTGGCCCTGAGGATCGAGGGCTGAGTAATATCGAACTGAATTACGCCCAGCGATGGGTGCAGATTCCCTCTAGCGATCGCTACCGATCCTTAAACTTGGCTCAAGCTGTGGCGGTCTGTTGCTATGAGCTGTATCAACTAGCGGGCTCACCGGAAACCTCGCTGGGTTCCAGGGAGGCGATCGCTGAACCGGCTGCCTCCCTGGATGCCCTCGAACGCTATTACCAAACCCTAGAAGATCTGCTGTTGCGGATTGGCTATCTCTATCCCCACACCGCCGAAAGCCGCATGGCCAAAGTGCGGCGCTTGTTAAACCGTGCCTATCCATCCAGCCACGAAGTTTCCATGCTGCATGGCGTCCTGCGACAGGTTCACTGGGCGATCGCCCAATCTGCCGCCCCACCATCTGCAGAAAAAAAGTCAGACTAG